In Rhizobium sp. WSM4643, the following are encoded in one genomic region:
- a CDS encoding IS110 family transposase — protein MQGKVSSERTAMATVYVGIDVCKEWLDIHLHPLGRSFRVTNDTAGLRRLKRELDALDQMPRSALRIVMEATGKWHRAVQRSLHADGFYVSVVDPLRARLFAKACGFLAKTDRLDARFLAIMGEALKPAQTPPPDQALETLQELVNARSAANGERTALSNRMKTAVTAFLRKELTRRLAALDTHIARLDAEIERSICADPEMRRRLDILISIPGIGAVTAASLIVGLCELGACSGKQAAMLTGLAPIACESGERAGHRSIRGGRPAPRNAIYMAALSASRHNPDLARFAARLKKVGKPNKVVLVAVMRKLIVLANTLITKNRIWTPNPP, from the coding sequence ATGCAAGGCAAGGTATCGTCCGAACGCACCGCGATGGCGACAGTTTATGTCGGCATCGATGTCTGTAAAGAGTGGCTGGACATTCATCTGCATCCTCTCGGCCGCAGTTTTCGGGTGACCAACGACACGGCCGGCCTGCGCCGCCTCAAGCGGGAGCTCGATGCGCTTGACCAGATGCCGCGCTCGGCGCTGCGTATCGTCATGGAAGCGACCGGCAAGTGGCATCGCGCCGTCCAGCGCTCGCTGCATGCCGATGGCTTTTACGTGTCGGTCGTCGACCCGCTGCGCGCCCGGCTGTTTGCCAAAGCCTGCGGCTTTCTCGCCAAGACCGATCGGCTCGATGCGCGGTTTCTGGCCATCATGGGAGAAGCCCTCAAGCCCGCACAGACCCCACCGCCGGACCAAGCGCTGGAAACCCTGCAGGAACTGGTCAATGCCCGATCTGCCGCCAATGGTGAACGCACCGCCCTGTCCAACCGGATGAAGACGGCCGTGACCGCCTTCCTGCGCAAGGAACTGACGCGCCGGCTTGCCGCGCTCGACACCCATATCGCAAGACTGGACGCCGAGATCGAGCGCAGCATCTGCGCCGATCCCGAGATGCGCCGCCGCCTCGACATCCTCATCTCCATTCCCGGCATCGGAGCCGTCACCGCCGCAAGCCTGATCGTTGGCCTTTGCGAACTTGGCGCCTGCTCCGGCAAGCAGGCCGCCATGCTGACCGGTCTTGCGCCGATTGCCTGCGAAAGTGGCGAGCGGGCCGGACATCGCTCCATCAGGGGCGGACGCCCAGCACCCAGGAACGCCATCTACATGGCCGCCCTGTCCGCCTCCCGTCACAACCCGGACCTCGCACGCTTCGCCGCAAGGCTGAAGAAAGTCGGAAAACCCAATAAGGTCGTCCTCGTCGCCGTCATGAGAAAGCTCATCGTCCTGGCAAACACCCTCATCACCAAAAACCGCATCTGGACACCAAATCCACCTTGA
- a CDS encoding 2'-deoxycytidine 5'-triphosphate deaminase has translation MMARETGILADRAISALFETGRLISERELDRDQIQPASLDLRLGAKAFRVRASFMPGPSHLVADKLDRLSLHVIDLSEGAVLETGCVYIVPLMESLALPADMSASANPKSSTGRLDIFTRVITDYAQEFDKIPAGYSGPLYLEISPRTFPIVVRRGSRLSQIRFRVGQALLGEPELLKLHESETLVASKLPNVSGGGIALSIDLAGDKDGLIGYRGKHHTAVVDVDKKAEHDLFDFWEPLHSRGRNELILDPDEFYILVSREAVHVPPDYAAEMTPFDPLVGEFRVHYAGFFDPGFGHAPAGGRGSRAVLEVRSHEVPFILEDGQIVGRLVYEHMQEKPASLYGSGLGSNYQAQGLKLSKHFRI, from the coding sequence ATGATGGCTCGCGAAACGGGAATTCTGGCGGATCGCGCGATCTCCGCGCTGTTCGAAACGGGGCGTCTGATCTCCGAACGGGAGCTGGACCGCGACCAGATCCAGCCGGCAAGCCTCGACCTGCGCTTGGGCGCCAAGGCTTTTCGCGTGCGCGCCAGCTTCATGCCCGGCCCCTCGCACCTGGTTGCCGACAAGCTCGACCGGCTGAGCCTGCATGTGATCGACCTCTCCGAGGGGGCGGTGCTCGAAACCGGCTGCGTCTATATCGTGCCGCTGATGGAGAGCCTGGCCCTGCCGGCCGACATGTCGGCCTCGGCCAATCCGAAGAGCTCGACCGGGCGCCTCGATATCTTCACCCGCGTCATCACCGATTACGCCCAGGAATTCGACAAGATCCCGGCAGGCTATTCCGGCCCGCTCTATCTCGAAATCAGCCCGCGCACCTTCCCGATCGTCGTGCGCCGCGGCTCGCGCCTGTCGCAGATCCGTTTCCGCGTCGGTCAGGCCCTGCTCGGCGAGCCCGAACTGTTGAAGCTGCATGAAAGCGAGACGCTGGTGGCCAGCAAGCTGCCCAACGTATCAGGCGGCGGCATCGCCCTGTCGATCGACCTCGCCGGGGACAAGGACGGCCTGATCGGCTATCGCGGCAAACATCACACCGCCGTCGTCGATGTCGACAAGAAGGCCGAGCACGACCTCTTCGATTTCTGGGAACCGCTCCACAGCCGCGGCCGCAACGAGCTGATCCTCGATCCCGACGAGTTCTATATCCTCGTCTCGCGCGAGGCCGTGCACGTGCCGCCGGATTATGCCGCCGAGATGACTCCGTTCGATCCGCTGGTCGGCGAATTCCGCGTCCATTATGCCGGCTTCTTCGATCCGGGCTTCGGCCACGCGCCTGCCGGCGGACGCGGCAGCCGCGCCGTGCTCGAAGTCCGCAGCCACGAAGTGCCCTTCATCCTCGAAGACGGCCAGATCGTCGGCCGCCTCGTCTACGAACACATGCAGGAAAAGCCCGCAAGCCTCTACGGCTCCGGCCTCGGCTCCAACTACCAGGCCCAGGGCCTCAAACTCTCGAAGCACTTCCGCATCTGA
- a CDS encoding GcrA family cell cycle regulator yields the protein MNWTDERVEKLKKLWAEGLSASQIAAQLGGVSRNAVIGKVHRLCLPGRAKAGGTNTAARTPKRNTSAPRAPNYASRVTTRTVTRQQGATMLKEEIEIETIEEMEYVPRGNVVVPISRRLGLTELTERTCKWPVGDPLKDDFHFCGCESPDNSPYCGYHQKLAYQPVNERRRAAARAS from the coding sequence ATGAACTGGACAGACGAGCGGGTCGAGAAACTCAAGAAACTTTGGGCCGAAGGACTGAGCGCCAGCCAGATCGCTGCGCAGCTTGGCGGGGTCAGCAGAAACGCGGTCATCGGCAAAGTGCACCGGCTGTGCCTTCCCGGCCGTGCCAAGGCCGGCGGCACCAACACCGCGGCGCGAACGCCGAAGCGCAATACCTCGGCGCCGCGCGCGCCGAACTACGCCTCACGGGTCACCACCCGCACCGTTACCCGCCAGCAGGGCGCGACCATGCTGAAGGAAGAGATCGAGATCGAAACGATCGAGGAAATGGAATACGTGCCGAGAGGCAATGTGGTGGTGCCGATTTCGCGACGCCTCGGCCTGACGGAGCTGACCGAACGCACCTGCAAGTGGCCGGTCGGCGATCCGCTGAAGGACGACTTCCATTTCTGCGGCTGCGAATCCCCCGACAATTCGCCTTATTGCGGCTATCACCAGAAGCTTGCCTACCAGCCGGTCAACGAACGCCGCCGGGCGGCAGCGCGGGCCAGCTGA
- a CDS encoding DUF995 domain-containing protein produces the protein MSMLQKMLLAVALTSGIATAASAAGTNEPKGIETAKPMSSAEIYRLYDQNSWMWKAGAGYFSTKARRFTAWSRENGSPSFGTGRWFITEPGKLCFNADWHAKTGTATAITCFSHRKKGGLIYQKREPDGQWYVFKSAPAQATDEFAKLRHGDYVSSQLGGIETSVSKTR, from the coding sequence GTGTCCATGCTTCAAAAAATGCTCCTGGCCGTGGCCCTGACCAGCGGTATCGCCACGGCCGCGTCCGCTGCCGGAACCAATGAGCCGAAGGGGATAGAGACCGCAAAGCCGATGAGCAGCGCGGAAATCTATCGGCTCTACGACCAGAATTCCTGGATGTGGAAAGCCGGCGCCGGCTACTTCTCCACAAAGGCGCGTCGCTTTACCGCCTGGTCTCGGGAAAATGGCTCGCCGTCCTTCGGCACGGGCCGCTGGTTCATCACGGAACCGGGTAAACTCTGCTTCAACGCCGACTGGCACGCCAAGACCGGAACGGCGACGGCAATCACCTGCTTCAGCCACCGCAAGAAGGGCGGCCTGATCTATCAGAAACGCGAACCGGACGGTCAATGGTACGTTTTCAAGAGCGCACCGGCACAAGCCACCGACGAATTCGCAAAGCTTCGCCATGGCGACTACGTGAGTTCTCAATTGGGGGGAATTGAGACGAGCGTCAGTAAGACCAGATAA
- a CDS encoding O-succinylhomoserine sulfhydrylase, whose translation MSKTWRPATQLVHGGTLRSQYGETSEAIYLTQGFVYETSEAAEARFKGETEGFIYARYGSPTNDMFEKRMCMLEGAEDARATASGMAAVTAAILCQLKSGDHIVAARALFGSCRWVVETLAPKYGIDCTLIDGRDLANWEKAITPKTKVFFLESPTNPTLEVIDIAGVAKLANQIGAKVVVDNVFATPLFQKPLELGAHIVVYSATKHIDGQGRCLGGVVLSDKEWIDENLHDYFRHTGPAMSPFNAWTLLKGIETLPLRVRQQTENAAKIADFLAEQGKVAKVIYPGRKDHPQADIIAKQMTGGSTLVAFELKGGKDAAFALQNALEIVKISNNLGDSKSLITHPATTTHKNLTEEARAELGISPGTVRLSAGIEDTDDLIEDFARALAKVSA comes from the coding sequence ATGAGCAAGACCTGGCGCCCGGCAACCCAACTCGTCCACGGTGGCACGCTGCGTTCGCAATATGGCGAGACGTCCGAGGCAATCTATCTCACCCAAGGCTTCGTTTACGAGACATCGGAGGCGGCCGAAGCCCGCTTCAAAGGCGAGACGGAGGGCTTCATCTACGCCCGCTACGGCAGCCCGACCAACGACATGTTCGAAAAGCGCATGTGCATGCTCGAAGGCGCCGAAGACGCCCGCGCCACCGCTTCCGGCATGGCCGCCGTCACCGCGGCAATCCTCTGCCAGCTGAAATCAGGCGATCATATCGTCGCCGCCCGCGCCCTCTTCGGTTCGTGCCGCTGGGTCGTCGAGACGTTGGCGCCGAAATACGGCATCGACTGCACGCTGATCGACGGCCGGGATCTGGCGAACTGGGAAAAGGCGATCACGCCAAAGACCAAGGTGTTCTTCCTGGAAAGCCCGACCAACCCGACGCTCGAAGTGATCGATATCGCAGGCGTCGCCAAGCTCGCCAACCAGATCGGCGCCAAGGTCGTCGTCGACAACGTCTTTGCGACGCCGCTCTTCCAGAAGCCGCTGGAACTCGGCGCCCATATCGTCGTCTATTCCGCCACCAAGCATATTGACGGCCAGGGCCGCTGCCTCGGCGGCGTCGTGCTTTCCGACAAGGAATGGATCGACGAGAACCTACACGACTATTTCCGCCATACCGGCCCGGCGATGTCGCCTTTCAATGCCTGGACGCTGTTGAAGGGCATCGAGACGCTGCCGCTGCGCGTGCGCCAGCAGACCGAGAATGCGGCGAAGATCGCCGATTTCCTGGCCGAGCAAGGCAAGGTCGCCAAGGTGATCTATCCCGGCCGCAAGGACCATCCGCAGGCCGATATCATCGCCAAGCAGATGACCGGCGGCTCGACGCTGGTCGCCTTCGAGCTGAAGGGCGGCAAGGATGCGGCCTTTGCGCTGCAGAATGCGCTCGAGATCGTCAAGATTTCCAACAATCTCGGCGACAGCAAGAGCCTGATCACCCATCCGGCGACGACGACGCACAAGAACCTGACGGAAGAGGCGCGCGCCGAACTCGGTATCTCGCCTGGAACGGTCCGCCTTTCGGCCGGTATCGAGGATACCGACGACTTGATCGAGGATTTCGCGCGGGCGCTTGCCAAGGTCTCGGCCTGA
- the argF gene encoding ornithine carbamoyltransferase, giving the protein MSPKHFLDLSAVTSADLRTIMNDALSRKQAFKAGQGDKPLAGKMLAMIFEKPSTRTRVSFDVGMRQLGGETLFLSGTEMQLGRAETIGDTAKVLSRYVDAIMIRTTEHSRLVELAEHATVPVINALTDDTHPCQIMADIMTFEEHRGPIKGKTIAWTGDGNNVLHSLVEGAARFGYRMNMAVPLGSEPKDHYLNWARNEGAEIMLCHDADRAVAGVDCVVTDTWVSMNQEHRARGHNVFQPYQVNAALMAKAGNDALFMHCLPAHRGEEVTDEVIDGPQSVVFDEAENRLHAQKSILAWCLGAI; this is encoded by the coding sequence ATGAGCCCTAAACATTTCCTAGATCTTTCGGCGGTCACATCAGCCGATCTCAGAACCATCATGAACGATGCGCTTTCCCGCAAGCAGGCGTTCAAGGCAGGCCAGGGTGATAAGCCGCTCGCCGGCAAGATGCTGGCGATGATCTTCGAGAAGCCGTCGACGCGCACCCGCGTCTCCTTCGACGTCGGCATGCGCCAGCTCGGCGGCGAAACACTCTTTCTGTCCGGCACCGAGATGCAGCTTGGCCGCGCCGAGACGATCGGCGACACCGCCAAGGTGCTGTCGCGCTATGTCGATGCGATCATGATCCGCACCACCGAGCATTCGCGGCTGGTCGAGCTCGCCGAGCACGCGACCGTGCCTGTGATCAATGCGCTGACGGATGACACCCATCCCTGCCAGATCATGGCCGATATCATGACCTTCGAAGAGCACCGCGGCCCGATCAAGGGCAAGACCATCGCCTGGACCGGCGACGGCAACAATGTGCTGCATTCGCTGGTCGAGGGTGCCGCGCGCTTCGGCTACCGCATGAACATGGCCGTACCCCTTGGCTCGGAGCCAAAGGATCACTATCTGAACTGGGCCCGCAATGAGGGCGCCGAAATCATGCTTTGCCATGATGCCGACCGTGCGGTCGCCGGCGTCGATTGCGTGGTGACCGATACCTGGGTCTCCATGAATCAGGAACATCGGGCCCGGGGTCACAATGTCTTCCAGCCTTATCAGGTCAACGCGGCCTTGATGGCCAAAGCCGGCAATGATGCATTGTTCATGCATTGCCTGCCCGCCCATCGCGGTGAGGAAGTGACGGACGAAGTGATCGACGGTCCGCAATCCGTGGTCTTCGATGAGGCGGAAAACCGTCTTCATGCGCAGAAGTCGATTCTTGCTTGGTGCCTGGGCGCGATCTGA
- the phoU gene encoding phosphate signaling complex protein PhoU, protein MASTHIYSAYDDDLKFLSRRISEMGGLAEQMVAESVRALVNGDTALAQKVISDDVILDHAEREIGDKAIVTIARRQPMAADLREIMGSIRIAADLERVGDLGKNTAKRVIAVQSTGVPRKLARGLEHLSELALVQLKEVLDVYTNRSADKANAIRERDNEIDAMYTSLFRELLTYMMEDPRNITSCTHLLFCAKNIERIGDHATNIAETIFYMTTGAQPEGDRPKDDSANTVGAVTE, encoded by the coding sequence ATGGCATCGACACATATTTATTCTGCCTATGATGATGATCTGAAGTTCCTGTCCAGGCGGATTTCCGAAATGGGCGGTCTGGCCGAGCAGATGGTCGCCGAATCCGTCCGGGCGCTCGTCAATGGCGATACCGCGCTGGCGCAGAAGGTCATCTCCGACGACGTGATCCTCGATCACGCCGAACGCGAAATCGGCGACAAGGCGATCGTCACCATTGCCCGCCGTCAGCCGATGGCTGCGGACCTGCGCGAAATCATGGGTTCGATCCGCATCGCCGCCGATCTCGAACGCGTCGGCGACCTCGGCAAGAACACTGCCAAGCGCGTCATCGCCGTCCAAAGCACCGGCGTTCCCCGCAAGCTCGCCCGCGGCCTTGAGCATCTGTCCGAGCTGGCGCTCGTCCAGCTCAAGGAAGTGCTCGACGTCTACACCAATCGTTCCGCCGACAAGGCGAATGCGATCCGCGAACGCGACAACGAGATCGACGCGATGTACACCTCGCTGTTCCGCGAGCTCCTGACCTACATGATGGAAGATCCGCGCAACATCACCAGCTGCACGCATCTTCTCTTCTGCGCCAAGAACATCGAGCGCATCGGCGACCACGCCACCAACATCGCCGAAACGATCTTTTACATGACGACAGGCGCGCAGCCGGAAGGCGACCGTCCGAAGGACGACAGCGCCAACACCGTCGGCGCGGTCACGGAATAA
- a CDS encoding Hsp33 family molecular chaperone, translated as MAEAAAALGQFDFAGDDHVVPFQVEGLDVRGRAVQLGPMLDAILERHHYPAPVARLLAEVVVLTVLLGTSLKFDGKFTVQTKGDGPVDLLVADFSTPENVRAYARFDRALLNKAIESGETEPEQLLGRGVLAFTIDQGKFSQPYQGIVPLDGTTLEEIAGVYFRQSEQIPTRVRLAAAELFDRDDAGKPRHRWRAGGLVAQFLPEAPERMRQPDLHGGDGDTGSRPHGEDDAWLEARSLVETIDADELTDPLVGTERLLFRLFHERGVRVYEPRAVFDRCSCSRDKIKGVLKGFSAEEIEASQENGEIAVTCEFCSTTYRFEPAELQPAE; from the coding sequence ATGGCAGAAGCTGCAGCCGCCCTCGGCCAGTTTGATTTCGCCGGCGATGACCATGTCGTCCCCTTCCAGGTGGAGGGGCTGGATGTGCGTGGTCGCGCCGTCCAGCTCGGCCCGATGCTCGATGCGATCCTCGAGCGCCATCATTATCCCGCACCCGTTGCTCGGCTGCTTGCCGAAGTCGTCGTGCTGACGGTGCTGCTCGGCACCTCGCTGAAGTTCGACGGTAAGTTCACGGTGCAGACCAAGGGCGACGGCCCGGTCGATCTTCTCGTCGCCGATTTCTCGACGCCGGAAAATGTCCGCGCCTATGCCCGTTTCGATCGGGCGCTGCTCAACAAGGCGATCGAGTCAGGCGAAACCGAGCCGGAGCAATTGCTCGGCAGGGGCGTGCTCGCCTTTACCATCGACCAGGGCAAGTTCAGCCAGCCCTATCAGGGCATCGTTCCGCTCGACGGCACGACGCTTGAAGAAATTGCCGGCGTCTATTTCCGCCAGTCGGAGCAGATCCCGACGCGCGTCCGCCTTGCCGCGGCCGAGCTCTTCGATCGTGACGATGCCGGCAAGCCGCGCCATCGCTGGCGGGCAGGCGGCCTCGTCGCCCAATTCCTGCCGGAAGCGCCGGAGCGGATGCGCCAGCCGGATCTCCACGGCGGCGACGGCGACACCGGCAGCCGCCCGCACGGCGAGGACGACGCCTGGCTCGAAGCGCGTTCGCTGGTCGAGACCATCGATGCCGATGAACTCACCGATCCGCTTGTCGGTACCGAGCGGCTGCTGTTTCGCCTGTTCCACGAGCGTGGCGTCCGCGTCTACGAACCGCGCGCCGTCTTCGACCGCTGCAGCTGCTCGCGCGACAAGATCAAGGGCGTGCTGAAGGGCTTTTCGGCCGAGGAGATCGAAGCCAGCCAGGAAAACGGCGAAATCGCCGTAACCTGCGAATTCTGCTCGACCACCTACCGCTTCGAGCCGGCCGAGCTTCAGCCGGCCGAATAG
- the apaG gene encoding Co2+/Mg2+ efflux protein ApaG, translating into MYRALTREIEVVVEPFYLEEQSDPEDDRYVWGYRIVISNNSNIAVRLVNRYWNITDQNGQVDEVTGPGVVGEQPRLGPGDTYEYSSGCPLDTPSGLMFGHYQMETDEGEMFDVNIPAFSLDSPGLLRVLN; encoded by the coding sequence ATGTATCGCGCCCTCACAAGAGAGATCGAAGTCGTCGTCGAGCCGTTCTATCTGGAGGAGCAATCCGATCCGGAAGACGATCGCTATGTCTGGGGTTACCGGATCGTCATCAGCAACAATTCCAACATAGCCGTTCGGCTGGTCAATCGTTACTGGAACATCACCGACCAGAACGGCCAGGTGGACGAGGTGACCGGTCCCGGCGTTGTCGGCGAACAGCCGCGGCTCGGCCCCGGCGACACCTACGAATATTCTTCCGGCTGCCCGCTCGATACGCCCTCAGGGCTGATGTTCGGCCATTACCAGATGGAAACGGACGAAGGAGAGATGTTCGATGTCAACATCCCCGCCTTCTCGCTGGATTCGCCTGGGCTGCTGCGCGTGCTTAACTGA
- the phoB gene encoding phosphate regulon transcriptional regulator PhoB, with amino-acid sequence MIPRVAVVEDEEALSVLLRYNLEAEGFEVDTILRGDEAEMRLQERTPDLLILDWMLPGVSGIELCRRLRMRPETERLPIIMLTARGEESERVRGLSTGADDYVVKPFSTPELVARVKAMLRRARPEVLSTVLKCGDIELDRETHRVHRKTREVRLGPTEFRLLEFLMSSPGRVFSRSQLLDGVWGHDIYVDERTVDVHVGRLRKALNFSNMQDVIRTVRGAGYSMEA; translated from the coding sequence ATGATCCCGAGAGTTGCAGTTGTTGAAGACGAGGAAGCCCTCAGCGTGCTCCTTCGCTACAATCTCGAAGCGGAAGGCTTCGAGGTCGATACCATCCTTCGTGGCGACGAAGCCGAAATGCGGCTTCAGGAGCGCACGCCAGATCTTCTTATCCTCGATTGGATGCTGCCCGGGGTCTCCGGCATCGAGCTCTGCCGGCGGCTGCGCATGCGGCCGGAAACCGAGCGCCTGCCGATTATCATGCTGACGGCGCGCGGCGAAGAGAGCGAGCGTGTCCGCGGATTGTCGACGGGCGCCGACGACTATGTCGTCAAGCCCTTCTCGACCCCCGAACTCGTTGCCCGCGTCAAGGCGATGCTGCGCCGCGCCCGTCCCGAGGTGCTGTCGACAGTGCTGAAATGCGGTGACATCGAGCTCGACCGCGAGACCCATCGCGTCCATCGCAAGACCCGTGAAGTCCGCCTCGGCCCCACCGAATTCCGCCTGCTGGAATTCCTGATGTCGTCGCCGGGCCGGGTCTTCTCCCGCTCGCAGCTGTTGGATGGCGTCTGGGGCCACGATATCTATGTCGACGAGCGCACCGTCGACGTCCATGTCGGCCGCCTGCGCAAGGCGCTGAATTTCTCCAACATGCAAGACGTCATCCGCACCGTCCGCGGCGCCGGCTATTCGATGGAAGCCTGA
- a CDS encoding MotA/TolQ/ExbB proton channel family protein, which produces MTNWECFIVGANQAAESIHDLWIRIKIALRKSARIAGLRYFIFPLLFAIAWWITSGFIYYYSTSGGGSYYQSIRPITKTVTWVTASDITFIERSDYEAGSCELKASVGAPTPRIVWTAKSQLGPDGLILEVVPNPFLLDSVQRFGPLKTFPLVSFKSYGAFFSHNMGVSFDRPKGPLRAELSALATQLSGQKSSHLKAEEAQEIALTTTNEIDSCNGLTSWGHRYYWLRLISGPVEQLIVVLSVFCMLVFAFEISLSILGFSTVLFAISATETVVDLVPYVGFLGTIFGMGEALWVLGGIDISNSLQKATLIGPITGEISMAMKTSQLGIIFFLGASLLVRILKIALRRP; this is translated from the coding sequence TTGACCAATTGGGAGTGCTTTATTGTGGGAGCTAATCAAGCAGCCGAAAGTATCCATGACCTATGGATCCGCATAAAGATTGCCCTGAGGAAATCCGCACGAATTGCGGGCCTGCGGTACTTTATTTTTCCCTTATTGTTCGCAATAGCCTGGTGGATCACAAGTGGATTCATTTATTATTACTCAACGTCCGGCGGGGGGAGCTACTACCAGTCGATCAGGCCGATCACTAAGACAGTCACCTGGGTAACGGCTTCTGATATTACGTTTATAGAACGGAGTGACTACGAGGCCGGTAGTTGCGAACTCAAGGCGTCCGTAGGTGCGCCCACTCCCCGCATAGTATGGACCGCCAAAAGCCAACTTGGACCAGACGGTCTCATTCTCGAAGTCGTCCCAAATCCCTTTCTTTTGGACTCTGTACAACGTTTCGGCCCGCTAAAAACCTTTCCGCTGGTCAGTTTCAAAAGTTACGGCGCGTTCTTTTCCCATAATATGGGCGTGTCATTCGACCGACCAAAGGGCCCCCTTCGAGCGGAACTATCTGCTTTAGCTACTCAATTGTCCGGCCAGAAATCGAGCCATTTGAAAGCTGAGGAAGCTCAAGAAATCGCACTGACCACTACCAATGAGATAGACAGCTGCAACGGCTTAACATCATGGGGACACCGTTATTACTGGCTTCGATTGATCTCAGGGCCAGTCGAGCAGCTAATTGTCGTGCTGAGCGTCTTTTGCATGTTGGTCTTCGCTTTCGAAATTTCGCTTTCGATACTTGGTTTCTCGACAGTACTCTTCGCGATTAGTGCTACCGAAACAGTTGTTGACCTTGTGCCATACGTTGGATTCTTGGGGACGATTTTCGGAATGGGGGAAGCGTTGTGGGTGCTCGGGGGCATCGACATTTCCAACAGCCTTCAAAAGGCTACCCTTATAGGACCGATTACCGGAGAGATAAGTATGGCGATGAAGACAAGCCAGTTGGGCATTATTTTTTTCCTTGGCGCTTCATTACTAGTCCGAATTTTGAAGATTGCCTTGCGGAGGCCCTAG
- a CDS encoding aspartate aminotransferase family protein produces MAEAAPLYDTYSRAPLRFERGEGVWLITESGERYLDFGAGVAVTSVGHSNPHVVGALKEQADKVWHLSNIYEIPGQERLAKRLTDATFADKVFFTNSGAEALECAIKTARRYQFSKGHPERFHIITFEGAFHGRTLATIAAGGQEKYLEGFGPKAPGFDQVAFGDIEAVRAAITDATAAILIEPVQGEGGVRPATNEFMKALRQLCDENGLLLILDEVQTGVGRTGKLFAHEWSGITPDIMAVAKGIGGGFPLGACLATSEAASGMKAGTHGSTYGGNPLAMAVGSAVLDIILADGFLQHVRDVALVFRQGLASLKDRYPDVIEDIRGEGLLLGIKAAVPSAELLQAIRAAHLLGVPAGDNVIRLLPPLVVTAEEAREGLARVERAAESIRASKVKKTA; encoded by the coding sequence ATGGCTGAAGCCGCGCCGCTTTATGACACCTATTCTCGTGCCCCGCTGCGGTTCGAGCGAGGTGAGGGCGTATGGCTGATCACCGAAAGCGGCGAGCGATATCTCGATTTCGGCGCCGGCGTCGCCGTCACCTCCGTCGGCCACAGCAATCCGCATGTTGTCGGCGCGCTGAAGGAGCAGGCCGACAAGGTTTGGCACCTGTCGAACATCTATGAGATCCCCGGCCAGGAGCGTCTGGCAAAACGGCTGACGGACGCCACCTTCGCCGACAAGGTGTTCTTCACCAATTCGGGCGCCGAGGCGCTCGAATGCGCGATCAAGACGGCGCGCCGCTATCAGTTTTCCAAGGGTCATCCCGAGCGCTTCCATATCATCACGTTCGAAGGCGCCTTCCACGGACGGACGCTGGCGACGATCGCCGCCGGCGGCCAGGAAAAATATCTGGAAGGCTTCGGCCCGAAGGCGCCGGGTTTCGATCAGGTTGCTTTCGGCGACATCGAAGCGGTTCGCGCCGCGATCACCGATGCTACGGCCGCCATCCTCATCGAGCCGGTGCAGGGCGAGGGCGGCGTGCGCCCTGCCACCAACGAGTTCATGAAGGCGCTTCGCCAGCTCTGCGACGAGAACGGCCTGCTGTTGATCCTCGACGAGGTCCAGACCGGCGTCGGCCGCACCGGCAAGCTCTTCGCCCATGAATGGTCGGGTATCACGCCCGATATCATGGCTGTCGCCAAGGGCATCGGCGGCGGGTTCCCGCTCGGCGCCTGCCTTGCCACGTCGGAGGCCGCCTCCGGCATGAAGGCCGGCACGCATGGCTCGACCTATGGCGGCAATCCGCTTGCCATGGCCGTCGGCAGCGCCGTGCTCGACATCATCCTTGCCGATGGCTTCCTCCAGCATGTGCGCGACGTAGCGCTTGTCTTCCGCCAGGGCCTCGCTTCGCTGAAGGATCGTTATCCCGATGTGATCGAGGATATCAGAGGCGAGGGCCTTTTGCTCGGCATCAAGGCCGCCGTTCCCTCAGCCGAACTGCTGCAGGCGATCCGCGCCGCCCATCTGCTCGGCGTGCCTGCCGGCGACAACGTCATCCGCCTTCTTCCGCCGCTCGTGGTCACTGCCGAGGAAGCCCGCGAGGGTCTGGCCCGCGTCGAGCGCGCCGCCGAGAGCATTCGCGCCTCCAAGGTCAAGAAGACGGCTTGA